A window from Bradyrhizobium manausense encodes these proteins:
- a CDS encoding flagellar biosynthetic protein FliO, which produces MNGSPITFIVAFIVVLALIGVAAWLVRRFANTRLGANTQRGRMPRLAVIDAAAVDGRRRLVLVRRDNVEHLLMIGGPTDIVVEPNIVRAAAGRDQIPQRPSAAEPPRLAPMPDAGSWADEAPRPEVLDHPDAQMPEPPPRPNRPSFADDVRRPTPALVERRGEPQLGGFSPEPMPPRLEREPRPEPMPPRVARSEPPLMPRPPRQSEPPKMPPIRAERAAAPPPPPPVPQAPPVPPPAPAAAAPSSAEQNLAEMAQRLEAALRRPAGDTVAPPVAPDAPVAPPRAARAEPPPPPAPAAKPAAEKTSFENLEDEMASLLGRPKPSS; this is translated from the coding sequence ATGAACGGTAGCCCTATCACCTTCATCGTCGCGTTCATCGTCGTTCTGGCGTTGATCGGCGTCGCGGCGTGGCTGGTCCGCCGATTCGCGAATACCCGGCTCGGCGCCAACACCCAGCGCGGCAGGATGCCCCGGCTCGCCGTGATCGACGCGGCCGCGGTGGATGGCCGCCGGCGCCTGGTGCTGGTCCGCCGTGACAATGTCGAACATCTCCTGATGATCGGCGGCCCCACCGACATCGTCGTCGAACCGAACATCGTGCGCGCCGCCGCCGGCCGCGACCAGATTCCGCAGCGACCCAGCGCCGCCGAGCCGCCGCGCCTCGCCCCGATGCCCGACGCCGGCAGCTGGGCCGACGAGGCGCCGCGCCCCGAGGTGCTCGACCATCCCGACGCGCAAATGCCGGAGCCGCCGCCGCGGCCCAATCGTCCCTCTTTCGCCGACGACGTCCGCCGGCCCACACCCGCTCTGGTCGAGCGCCGCGGCGAGCCGCAACTCGGCGGCTTCTCGCCCGAGCCGATGCCGCCGCGTCTCGAGCGTGAGCCCCGTCCCGAGCCGATGCCGCCGCGCGTGGCCCGCAGCGAGCCGCCGCTGATGCCGCGCCCGCCGCGTCAAAGCGAGCCGCCGAAGATGCCGCCGATCCGCGCCGAGCGTGCAGCCGCGCCGCCGCCCCCTCCGCCGGTCCCGCAGGCGCCACCCGTTCCGCCGCCGGCCCCAGCTGCTGCCGCGCCGTCGAGTGCCGAGCAAAATCTCGCCGAGATGGCCCAGCGCCTCGAGGCGGCGCTGCGCCGTCCGGCCGGCGACACCGTCGCCCCGCCGGTCGCGCCGGATGCGCCCGTGGCCCCACCGCGCGCCGCACGCGCCGAGCCTCCGCCCCCTCCGGCGCCGGCGGCCAAGCCGGCTGCGGAGAAGACCAGCTTTGAAAATCTCGAAGACGAGATGGCCTCCCTGCTCGGCCGTCCGAAGCCGTCTTCGTGA
- the fliP gene encoding flagellar type III secretion system pore protein FliP (The bacterial flagellar biogenesis protein FliP forms a type III secretion system (T3SS)-type pore required for flagellar assembly.), with product MRLPSFPRRVFFFSVLIAAASVALPAHAQDISINLGGGGAGGGGVTERAIQLIALLTVLSIAPSILIMMTSFTRIVVVLSLLRTAMGTATAPPNSVILALAMFLTFFVMGPVLQKSYDDGIRPLVANQISVEDALQRASVPLRGFMQKNVREKDLKLFLDLSGEPPPATPDELALRILVPAFMISELKRAFEIGFLLFLPFLIIDLVVASVLMSMGMMMLPPATISLPFKLIFFVLVDGWSLVAGSLVQSYGG from the coding sequence GTGAGGCTGCCGTCCTTCCCGCGTAGAGTATTCTTTTTTTCTGTCCTGATCGCCGCGGCCTCGGTCGCGTTGCCTGCGCATGCGCAGGACATCAGCATCAATCTCGGTGGCGGCGGCGCTGGCGGCGGTGGCGTCACCGAGCGCGCGATCCAGCTGATCGCGCTGCTCACGGTGCTATCGATCGCGCCGTCGATCCTGATCATGATGACGTCGTTCACACGCATCGTGGTCGTGCTGTCGCTGCTGCGCACCGCGATGGGCACGGCGACCGCCCCGCCCAACTCGGTGATCCTGGCGCTGGCGATGTTCCTCACATTCTTCGTGATGGGGCCGGTGCTGCAAAAGTCCTACGACGACGGCATCCGCCCGCTCGTCGCCAACCAGATCAGCGTCGAGGACGCGCTCCAGCGCGCCTCCGTCCCCTTGCGCGGTTTCATGCAGAAGAACGTGCGCGAGAAGGACCTGAAGCTGTTTCTGGATCTCTCCGGGGAACCGCCGCCGGCGACGCCCGACGAACTCGCGCTGCGCATCCTCGTCCCCGCCTTCATGATCTCCGAACTCAAGCGCGCCTTCGAGATCGGCTTCCTGCTGTTCCTCCCCTTCCTGATCATCGACCTCGTCGTTGCCTCGGTGCTGATGTCGATGGGCATGATGATGCTGCCGCCCGCGACGATCTCGCTGCCGTTCAAGCTGATCTTTTTCGTGCTGGTCGACGGCTGGTCACTCGTGGCGGGAAGCCTGGTGCAGAGCTACGGGGGATAG
- a CDS encoding tetratricopeptide repeat protein: MAREAAAGFVSRARALALGLSRHVRKAPVLAACLLIGLNADARAADAVRGEATFSAGGGFARLVIKLGEDVPSEVTTAGSILIIRFDRPVDVPVDRVPEGAPDYVNSARRDPDGSAIRLSLARRVTVNTMNAGERTFVDLMPEGWKGPPPSLPQEVVKELAERARAAERALRAQRAAAETKKRPPIRVRASVQPTFVRFVFEMPDGVGVSSVLNEQKLTLAFNANLNFDLADAVVAAPPNVASIKQKADIDQTSVEIALIGDSDVHSFRDDKNYVVDIAFQPDKGKTATTAEAAIAKAEAGAHGPARAAEKPAVAKPKDAHSEITPPTSEVIAREAKIDVKPEVKSEVKPEAPAAMPLVEAPKPAPAAAEPMTVAPPAAEASKETAMPAAPAKEAAVVPVKPAEPAVAEAPKEEAAKEPVKDAPKDAAKVEAKPAPAKAAPAEAQAAPAPPVASVDARRDSDGLRVTFPLSVATPAAAFRRGDTVWLVFDSPKPIDLESIRTRGGAMIGDVSRMPLDKGQAVRIRLTRPLVYSLTSEEVGKETNWLLTLADKIQATPLPLMMSRNITDPALANIAIPFANPGLLHKFIDPDAGDMLYVVTAKRPVRGFIKRQDLVDLSLLESAHGIAIRPNSDEVGVEVGSDKIILGKKGGLTLSPVDVSAERAPTAVRPVFNPEGWRKGQSEDFWTRQSELITAISAVEPAQRSLPRLDLAQFYMSRAMYYEAKSVTDVMLTDPLNKEESSALIIHAIASILIGRPAQGLKDLANPVIGNSHDSQLWKALAYARQGKWADAREKFKNVEFAIASLPLDIQRIVTMDAMRASLEVKDYAGASKRRGEIEVVGVSAEAAPGFAVLRGRLAEALGHDKDALDDYKFAVASNDRPAAAEAKQLEVALRQKRDEISKEDALRELETLSMTWRGDAIEVKTLQMLSQLYSENGRYRDALTAARTATRLQPNAEASRQAQDLASDLFTQIFLGPKGDELPPVEALGMFYEFRELTPIGRRGDELIRRLADRLASIDLLDQAAELLQYQVDHRLEGAARAQVAARLAMIYLANRKPDMAITALRASRISDLSGELRQQRLLLEARAQSDVGRHDLALDIVSNVSGREVLRLRSDIFWAARRWRESAEQIELYYGERFRDFKPLNAVEKSDIIRAAVGYALADDSIGLSRFREKYAPLMSESADRLAFDIASKPAASSSAEFAEIAKLAASVDTLDGFLREMKQRFPDATARAPASPQAKDETEHTGSLPTIPVVRQIKMTR, encoded by the coding sequence ATGGCGCGAGAGGCTGCCGCTGGATTTGTGTCGCGAGCCCGCGCCCTGGCGCTGGGGCTGTCGCGTCATGTCCGAAAGGCGCCTGTGCTGGCAGCCTGCCTGCTGATCGGCCTCAATGCTGATGCTCGCGCCGCGGATGCGGTCCGGGGCGAGGCGACCTTCTCGGCCGGCGGCGGCTTTGCCCGTCTTGTCATCAAGCTCGGCGAGGACGTCCCGTCCGAGGTGACGACCGCCGGCTCCATCCTCATCATTCGTTTCGACCGCCCGGTCGACGTTCCCGTCGACCGCGTGCCGGAAGGCGCGCCCGATTACGTCAACTCCGCGCGTCGCGATCCCGACGGCAGCGCGATCCGGCTGTCGCTGGCGCGGCGCGTCACCGTCAACACCATGAATGCCGGCGAGCGCACCTTCGTTGATTTGATGCCGGAAGGCTGGAAAGGGCCGCCGCCGAGCCTGCCTCAGGAAGTGGTCAAGGAACTCGCCGAGCGCGCCCGTGCTGCCGAGCGCGCGCTACGCGCTCAGCGCGCCGCGGCGGAAACCAAGAAGCGCCCGCCGATCCGCGTACGCGCCTCGGTGCAGCCGACCTTCGTGCGCTTTGTGTTCGAGATGCCCGATGGCGTCGGCGTTTCCTCGGTGCTCAACGAGCAGAAGTTGACGCTCGCCTTCAACGCCAATCTCAACTTCGACCTCGCCGATGCCGTCGTCGCAGCGCCTCCGAACGTTGCCTCGATCAAGCAGAAGGCCGACATCGACCAGACCAGCGTTGAGATTGCGCTGATCGGCGATTCCGACGTGCACTCCTTCCGCGACGACAAGAACTATGTCGTCGACATCGCTTTCCAGCCTGACAAGGGCAAGACTGCCACGACGGCTGAAGCTGCGATCGCGAAGGCCGAAGCCGGTGCTCACGGACCGGCGCGTGCCGCAGAGAAGCCGGCGGTCGCGAAGCCGAAGGACGCCCATAGCGAGATCACGCCGCCGACCTCGGAGGTGATCGCGCGCGAAGCCAAAATCGACGTCAAGCCCGAGGTGAAGTCGGAGGTCAAGCCGGAAGCTCCCGCCGCGATGCCACTCGTCGAGGCACCGAAGCCGGCACCAGCGGCTGCGGAGCCCATGACCGTGGCTCCGCCCGCCGCGGAGGCATCCAAGGAAACTGCGATGCCCGCGGCGCCCGCGAAGGAAGCGGCGGTCGTGCCCGTCAAGCCGGCGGAGCCCGCGGTTGCCGAAGCGCCCAAGGAGGAAGCGGCCAAGGAGCCGGTCAAGGACGCACCAAAAGATGCCGCGAAGGTCGAGGCCAAGCCTGCGCCTGCCAAAGCTGCACCGGCGGAAGCGCAAGCCGCGCCCGCGCCTCCCGTCGCCAGCGTCGACGCACGGCGCGACAGCGACGGTCTGCGCGTGACGTTCCCGCTGTCTGTCGCAACGCCGGCCGCAGCATTCCGCCGTGGCGACACGGTGTGGCTCGTGTTCGACTCGCCGAAGCCGATCGATCTCGAATCGATCCGCACCCGGGGTGGCGCGATGATCGGCGACGTCAGCCGCATGCCGCTCGACAAGGGGCAGGCGGTGCGCATCCGCCTCACCCGTCCGCTGGTCTATTCGCTGACCAGCGAGGAGGTCGGGAAGGAGACCAACTGGCTGCTGACGCTCGCCGACAAGATCCAGGCGACGCCGCTGCCGCTGATGATGTCGCGCAACATCACCGATCCCGCGCTCGCCAACATCGCCATCCCCTTCGCCAATCCGGGCTTGCTGCACAAGTTCATCGATCCCGATGCCGGCGACATGCTCTACGTCGTCACCGCAAAGCGGCCGGTTCGCGGCTTCATCAAGCGGCAGGATCTGGTCGATCTCTCGCTGCTGGAATCCGCCCATGGCATCGCGATCCGGCCCAACTCCGACGAGGTCGGCGTCGAGGTCGGATCCGACAAGATCATTCTCGGCAAGAAGGGCGGCCTGACGCTGTCGCCGGTCGACGTCTCGGCCGAACGCGCACCGACTGCGGTGCGGCCGGTCTTCAATCCCGAGGGCTGGCGCAAGGGCCAGTCGGAAGATTTCTGGACGCGCCAGAGCGAGTTGATCACGGCGATCTCGGCTGTCGAGCCGGCGCAGCGCTCGCTCCCGCGGCTCGACCTCGCCCAGTTCTACATGTCGCGCGCGATGTATTACGAAGCCAAGTCCGTGACCGATGTGATGCTGACCGATCCCCTCAACAAGGAGGAGAGCAGCGCATTGATCATCCACGCGATCGCGAGCATCCTGATCGGCCGGCCGGCACAGGGCCTGAAGGATCTCGCCAATCCCGTGATCGGCAACAGTCACGATTCCCAGCTCTGGAAGGCGCTCGCCTATGCGCGCCAGGGCAAATGGGCGGACGCCCGCGAGAAATTCAAGAACGTCGAATTCGCGATCGCCTCGCTGCCGCTGGACATCCAGCGTATCGTGACGATGGATGCGATGCGTGCCTCGCTCGAGGTCAAGGACTATGCCGGCGCCTCCAAGCGCCGCGGCGAGATCGAGGTGGTCGGCGTGTCGGCGGAGGCCGCGCCCGGCTTTGCCGTGCTGCGCGGCAGGCTCGCCGAGGCACTCGGTCACGACAAGGACGCGCTCGACGACTACAAGTTCGCGGTCGCCTCGAACGACCGGCCCGCGGCCGCCGAAGCCAAGCAGCTCGAGGTCGCGCTGCGGCAGAAGCGCGACGAGATCAGCAAGGAAGACGCGCTGCGCGAGCTCGAAACGCTGTCGATGACCTGGCGCGGCGACGCGATCGAGGTCAAGACACTGCAGATGCTGTCGCAGCTTTATTCCGAGAACGGGCGCTATCGCGACGCGCTCACCGCGGCACGCACCGCGACCAGGCTGCAGCCGAACGCGGAAGCCTCGCGCCAGGCGCAGGATCTGGCGTCGGATCTGTTCACGCAAATCTTCCTGGGCCCCAAGGGCGACGAACTGCCGCCGGTCGAGGCCCTCGGGATGTTCTACGAGTTTCGCGAGCTGACGCCGATCGGCCGCCGTGGTGACGAGCTGATCCGCCGTCTGGCCGATCGCCTCGCCTCGATCGACCTGCTCGATCAGGCCGCGGAGCTCCTGCAATACCAGGTCGACCATCGCCTCGAAGGCGCGGCGCGCGCGCAAGTCGCCGCGCGTCTTGCCATGATCTACCTTGCCAATCGCAAGCCCGACATGGCGATCACGGCGCTGCGGGCGAGCCGCATCAGCGACCTCTCTGGCGAGCTGCGGCAACAGCGCCTGCTGCTCGAGGCGCGCGCGCAGAGCGACGTCGGCCGCCATGACCTCGCACTCGATATCGTCTCCAACGTCTCGGGGCGCGAGGTGCTGAGGCTGCGATCTGATATCTTCTGGGCCGCGCGGCGCTGGCGCGAGTCCGCCGAGCAGATCGAACTCTATTACGGCGAGCGCTTCCGCGACTTCAAGCCGCTCAATGCGGTGGAGAAGAGCGACATCATCCGCGCCGCCGTCGGCTATGCTCTCGCCGACGACTCGATCGGGCTGTCGCGCTTCCGCGAGAAATACGCGCCCCTGATGAGCGAGAGCGCCGACCGGCTCGCCTTCGACATCGCCAGCAAGCCGGCAGCCTCCTCCAGCGCTGAATTCGCCGAAATCGCTAAGCTCGCTGCAAGCGTCGACACGCTCGACGGCTTCCTTCGCGAGATGAAGCAGCGCTTCCCCGACGCCACAGCGCGCGCCCCGGCCTCGCCGCAGGCCAAGGACGAGACCGAGCACACCGGCTCGCTGCCCACGATCCCCGTCGTGCGGCAGATCAAGATGACGCGATAG
- a CDS encoding MotE family protein — MKSFRNIRVIPVVLVAVAGLATLKVAGLVLNGGYVFDYQPNTLKKSWAQENLNFPTGRDDPDITGSTHGEPKEAPKPAAPETKLEGTPVKMDETQPQVSASERAILERLQARRQEIEARQREIDIRESLLKSAEKRIEGKVEEMKAVESRITATQAEQKAAEAQRLKGLVTMYEGMKPKDAARVFDRLEMSVLIEIASAIAPRKMSDILGLMSSEAAERLTVEMARRANGGGDQSASAGDLPKIDGKPTQKPN; from the coding sequence ATGAAGTCCTTTCGTAACATCCGCGTCATTCCGGTCGTTCTCGTTGCGGTCGCAGGCCTCGCCACGTTGAAAGTGGCGGGGCTCGTGCTCAATGGCGGCTATGTCTTCGACTACCAGCCGAATACGCTGAAGAAGTCGTGGGCACAGGAGAACCTGAACTTCCCGACAGGGCGGGACGACCCTGACATCACCGGCTCGACGCATGGCGAGCCGAAGGAAGCGCCGAAGCCGGCCGCGCCCGAAACCAAGCTCGAGGGCACGCCGGTGAAGATGGACGAGACCCAGCCGCAGGTTTCGGCGTCGGAGCGCGCGATCCTGGAACGCTTGCAGGCGCGCCGCCAGGAGATCGAGGCACGTCAGCGCGAGATCGACATCCGCGAGAGCCTGCTCAAGTCGGCGGAGAAACGGATCGAAGGCAAGGTCGAGGAGATGAAGGCGGTGGAATCCCGCATCACCGCGACCCAGGCCGAGCAGAAGGCCGCCGAAGCCCAGCGCTTGAAGGGCCTTGTGACGATGTATGAAGGCATGAAGCCAAAGGACGCCGCACGGGTGTTCGACCGGCTGGAGATGAGCGTGCTGATCGAGATCGCCTCGGCGATCGCTCCGCGAAAGATGTCCGACATCCTGGGACTGATGTCGTCGGAAGCTGCCGAGCGCCTGACCGTCGAGATGGCGCGCCGGGCCAATGGGGGCGGGGATCAGTCCGCCTCCGCCGGCGATCTCCCCAAGATCGACGGCAAGCCGACGCAAAAGCCGAATTGA
- a CDS encoding DUF6468 domain-containing protein: MNHSLGMAIETLVAILLMLTIGYCMLLNKRLTRLKADEHSLKAVIGELITATEIAERAIGGLKLAVRDVNENLGNQLAAATQMSDQLYKQLGEADNVVRRLSKIAVAARPVTNPEAATAPVAKPSPAKAVAAAAEAFSERRRSNGLAA, encoded by the coding sequence ATGAACCACTCCCTGGGAATGGCGATCGAGACGCTTGTGGCTATCCTGCTGATGCTCACGATCGGTTATTGCATGCTGCTCAACAAGCGGCTGACGCGGCTGAAGGCCGACGAGCATTCGCTGAAGGCCGTGATCGGCGAACTGATCACCGCGACCGAGATCGCCGAGCGCGCGATCGGCGGGTTGAAGCTCGCGGTGCGCGACGTCAACGAGAATCTCGGCAACCAGCTTGCCGCCGCGACGCAGATGTCCGACCAGCTCTACAAGCAGCTTGGCGAAGCCGACAACGTGGTGCGCCGCCTCTCCAAGATAGCGGTCGCGGCGCGTCCGGTAACGAATCCGGAAGCGGCCACGGCTCCCGTCGCCAAGCCGTCGCCCGCAAAGGCGGTGGCCGCCGCCGCCGAAGCCTTTTCCGAGCGCCGAAGGTCCAACGGTCTCGCCGCATAA
- the fliM gene encoding flagellar motor switch protein FliM → MAGNEQMDQDAIAAQWEASLDSEDPAEAAKAAAENELSETMALQWAAMVEDGSRDLGNGKNSGERVLSQEEIDNLLGFTVGDVTLDDHSGIRAIIDSAMVSYERLPMLEIVFDRLVRLLTTSLRNFTSDNVEVSLDRITSVRFGDYMNSIPLPAVLSVFKAEEWENFGMATVDSNLIYSMIDVLLGGRRGSSQLRIEGRPYTTIETELVKRLVEVVLADAEQAFRPLSPVTFTIDRLETNPRFAAISRPANAAILVRLRIDMEDRGGNIELLLPYATIEPIRPVLLQMFMGEKFGRDPIWEGHFASEIAQAEISVDAVLYEADIPLKQLMRLKVGDTLPLDMRADANVTVRCGDVTITEGRMGRVGERVAIRVTKPLRKPSTTLAMFEKVDEQNKLMEAP, encoded by the coding sequence ATGGCCGGCAACGAGCAGATGGACCAGGATGCGATTGCCGCCCAATGGGAGGCGTCGCTCGATTCCGAGGACCCCGCGGAGGCCGCGAAGGCTGCTGCCGAAAACGAACTATCGGAGACCATGGCCCTGCAATGGGCGGCCATGGTCGAGGACGGCAGCCGCGATCTCGGCAATGGCAAGAACTCCGGCGAGCGCGTGCTGTCGCAGGAGGAGATCGACAATCTCCTCGGCTTCACCGTCGGCGACGTCACGCTCGACGATCACAGTGGCATTCGCGCGATCATCGACTCCGCGATGGTCTCCTACGAGCGTCTGCCGATGCTCGAAATCGTCTTCGACCGCCTGGTGCGGTTGCTGACGACTTCCTTGCGCAATTTCACGTCCGACAACGTCGAAGTCTCGCTCGACCGCATCACCTCGGTGCGGTTCGGCGACTACATGAACTCGATCCCGCTGCCTGCCGTGCTCTCGGTCTTCAAGGCCGAGGAGTGGGAAAATTTCGGCATGGCGACGGTCGATTCCAACCTGATCTATTCGATGATCGACGTGCTGCTCGGCGGCCGCCGCGGCTCGAGCCAGCTGCGCATCGAAGGCCGGCCCTACACCACGATCGAAACCGAACTGGTCAAGCGCCTGGTCGAGGTGGTGCTGGCCGACGCCGAGCAGGCGTTCCGGCCGTTGTCGCCGGTGACCTTCACGATCGACCGGCTCGAGACCAATCCGCGCTTCGCCGCGATCAGCCGTCCCGCCAACGCCGCGATCCTGGTGCGTCTGCGCATCGACATGGAAGACCGTGGCGGCAATATCGAGCTGCTGCTTCCCTACGCGACCATCGAACCGATCAGGCCCGTCCTGCTTCAGATGTTCATGGGCGAAAAGTTCGGCCGCGACCCGATCTGGGAAGGCCATTTCGCCAGCGAGATCGCGCAGGCCGAGATTTCAGTCGACGCCGTGCTCTACGAGGCCGACATCCCGCTCAAGCAGCTGATGCGGCTGAAGGTCGGTGACACGCTGCCGCTGGACATGCGCGCCGATGCCAACGTCACCGTGCGTTGCGGCGACGTCACCATCACCGAAGGACGCATGGGCCGGGTCGGCGAGCGCGTTGCAATCCGCGTAACGAAACCCCTGCGCAAGCCAAGTACGACACTTGCGATGTTCGAGAAGGTGGACGAACAGAACAAGCTGATGGAGGCCCCATGA
- the fliL gene encoding flagellar basal body-associated protein FliL, with the protein MADEAEGGAAAEGAEAAAPKSKFKLILIIVGVLVVLGGGAASWFLFFRHGDDEHHAEAAPPPKPPAFVDVPDMMVNLAGAPGERVQYLKLKIVLELKEEKQIEAIKPSMPRVTDIFQTYVRELRSSDLNGSAGIFRLREELTKRVNAAVAPIQVSAVLFKEVVLQ; encoded by the coding sequence ATGGCAGATGAAGCGGAAGGTGGCGCAGCCGCCGAAGGCGCGGAAGCCGCTGCCCCCAAAAGCAAGTTCAAGCTGATCCTGATCATCGTCGGCGTGCTGGTCGTGCTCGGCGGCGGTGCTGCGAGCTGGTTCCTGTTCTTCCGCCACGGCGACGACGAGCATCACGCCGAGGCCGCGCCCCCGCCGAAGCCGCCAGCTTTCGTCGACGTGCCCGACATGATGGTCAACCTCGCCGGTGCGCCCGGCGAGCGCGTGCAATATCTCAAGCTCAAGATCGTGCTCGAGCTGAAGGAAGAGAAGCAGATCGAGGCGATCAAGCCGTCGATGCCGCGCGTCACCGACATCTTCCAGACCTATGTGCGCGAGCTGCGCTCCTCCGACCTCAACGGCTCCGCCGGCATCTTCCGCCTTCGGGAAGAGCTGACCAAGCGCGTCAACGCTGCGGTCGCGCCGATCCAGGTCAGCGCGGTGCTGTTCAAGGAAGTCGTGCTCCAGTGA
- the flgF gene encoding flagellar basal-body rod protein FlgF yields the protein MQNALLIGLSRQMTLERQMDVIANNVANVNTNGFKADHSLFEEYLNSNAHEDNFIGSDRRVSYVQDRGTYRDVGQGPMEATNNPLDMAISGNAFFAVQANGAERYTRDGKFALSSTGQLMTSDGNLVLGTGGPIVFQPTDHDINVAPDGTVTVLEGTAKTDSIRGKIKMVTFDDPAKLTKLGANLYGAGSANQQTDSKSTLQQGYIEKSNVNSVGEMSRMVEVMRSYTAIANLLQQQSDLHKSAIEKLADVPA from the coding sequence ATGCAGAATGCGCTTCTGATCGGATTGTCACGGCAGATGACGTTGGAGCGGCAGATGGATGTCATCGCCAACAACGTCGCCAACGTTAATACCAACGGCTTCAAGGCCGACCATTCGCTGTTCGAGGAGTACCTCAACTCGAACGCGCATGAGGACAATTTCATCGGCTCCGACCGCCGGGTCTCCTATGTGCAGGACCGCGGCACCTACCGCGACGTCGGCCAGGGGCCGATGGAGGCGACCAACAATCCGCTCGACATGGCGATCAGCGGCAACGCGTTCTTCGCCGTGCAGGCCAATGGCGCCGAGCGTTACACCCGCGACGGCAAGTTCGCGCTCAGCAGCACCGGCCAGCTCATGACCTCCGACGGCAATCTCGTGCTCGGCACCGGCGGTCCGATCGTGTTCCAGCCGACCGACCATGACATCAACGTCGCCCCGGACGGCACCGTCACCGTGCTCGAGGGTACGGCCAAGACCGACTCGATCCGCGGCAAGATCAAGATGGTGACGTTCGACGATCCGGCCAAGCTGACGAAGCTCGGCGCCAATCTCTACGGCGCCGGCTCTGCCAACCAGCAGACCGACAGCAAGTCCACGCTGCAACAGGGCTACATCGAGAAATCGAACGTCAATTCCGTCGGCGAGATGAGCCGCATGGTCGAGGTGATGCGCAGCTACACCGCGATCGCCAACCTGCTCCAGCAGCAGAGCGACCTCCACAAATCGGCGATCGAAAAGCTCGCCGACGTTCCGGCCTGA
- the flgG gene encoding flagellar basal-body rod protein FlgG, with product MQALHTAATGMAAQELNVQVISNNIANLRTTGFKKQTAAFQDLIYEHVRRVGAQASDQGTILPVGVDIGGGVKTVGTPRSMTQGTLSQTGNDLDLAISGEGFFKILMPDGTYQYTRDGTFQMDNQGRVVTAGGNPVQPTITIPNNASGITVNEQGQVTVTLPGSSSNTVLGQIGVTRFINKAGLQPVGSNQFVETTSSGTPQDGTANSEGYGKITQGSLEQANVDVVSEMSDLIAAQRAYEMNAKVISAADQMMQSTTALFR from the coding sequence ATGCAGGCGCTTCACACCGCAGCGACCGGAATGGCGGCACAGGAATTGAACGTTCAGGTGATCTCCAACAACATCGCCAACTTGCGCACGACCGGTTTCAAGAAGCAGACCGCGGCGTTCCAGGACCTGATCTACGAACACGTCCGCCGCGTCGGCGCCCAGGCCTCGGACCAGGGCACCATCCTGCCTGTCGGCGTCGACATCGGCGGCGGCGTCAAGACCGTCGGCACGCCGCGCAGCATGACCCAGGGTACGCTGTCGCAGACCGGCAACGACCTCGACCTCGCAATCTCCGGCGAAGGCTTCTTCAAGATCCTGATGCCCGACGGCACCTACCAGTACACCCGCGACGGCACGTTCCAGATGGACAATCAGGGCCGCGTGGTCACCGCCGGCGGCAACCCGGTGCAGCCGACCATCACGATCCCGAACAACGCCTCGGGCATTACCGTCAACGAGCAAGGCCAGGTTACCGTGACGCTGCCGGGATCGTCGAGCAACACCGTTCTCGGCCAGATCGGCGTGACCCGTTTCATCAACAAGGCGGGCCTGCAGCCGGTCGGCAGCAACCAGTTCGTCGAGACGACGTCGTCGGGCACGCCGCAGGACGGCACCGCGAACTCCGAAGGCTACGGCAAGATCACGCAAGGCAGCCTCGAACAGGCCAATGTCGATGTCGTCTCGGAGATGAGCGACCTGATCGCCGCGCAGCGCGCTTATGAGATGAACGCCAAAGTCATCAGCGCCGCCGACCAGATGATGCAATCGACCACGGCGCTGTTCCGCTGA